Proteins co-encoded in one Hyla sarda isolate aHylSar1 chromosome 4, aHylSar1.hap1, whole genome shotgun sequence genomic window:
- the LOC130367081 gene encoding protein spinster homolog 1-like, translated as MASPQDPLLKEEEEAMEDHSDMDVEKGDIPERQNLPSLSVMSTARSIITVVILSFVNLLIYANRSSVAGVLPYIQKAYDTNASLSGLLNTLFIGSYVLVAPIAGYLGDHCNKKYTVCAGVIVWLSMTLTLSFIPDGYFLLFLLTSGLVGAGEATFCTIAPSIIADLFTSDQRTRMLNVFYSVIPVGCGLGYIIGPKVTDAARGDWHWAFRVTPGLGLTAVALMILVTKELPRTTTNGKKNNKSQKFAKWATDLKKLFKNRSFMLTTMGSTAVSFIVGAIGVWGPSYLTHARTLLQEKDPCRAEPCDYHDILIFGVVTVASGILGVVAGTEISKRYRKSNPRADPLVCGCAMMLSAPFLLLALTFGNISLVATNIFIFIGETLLSVNFTLISDIILKVVTPWRRSSALAVQMTIYHLLGDAGSPYLIGLISDTYEQGYAKSPLLKYRSLEYALMTCTIMAVIGGAFFMATALYIERDEKEAEMESEPPSSSSSSLLPTDEDRASD; from the coding sequence atggcctctccacaagacccattgctgaaggaggaggaagaagcaatggaggaccatagtgatatggatgtagaaaagggcgatatccctgagaggcagaacctgccatctctaagcgtgatgtccaccgcacgttccatcatcaccgtagtgatcctctcctttgttaatttgctcatctatgcaaatcgctccagcgtggcgggggtgctgccttatatacagaaagcatatgacactaatgctagtctgtccggcttattgaatacattgttcattggaagctacgtgctggtcgcaccaattgccggatatttgggcgaccactgtaataagaaatacactgtttgtgcaggagtcatcgtttggctgagcatgacacttaccctgtcattcatccctgacgggtacttcctgctcttcctactgacgagtggactggttggagccggagaggcgactttctgcaccatcgccccctccatcattgcagacctttttacaagtgaccagcggacccgcatgttgaatgtgttttactccgtcatacctgtgggctgcggactaggatacatcatcggacccaaagtgactgatgcagcaaggggcgattggcactgggcatttcgggtcacccctggcctgggcctcacagctgtggctttgatgattttggtcacaaaggagcttccaagaacgactacaaacgggaagaagaacaacaaatcccagaagtttgccaaatgggcgacagatctgaaaaaactatttaaaaatcgaagcttcatgttaaccaccatgggatcaacggctgtatccttcatagtgggagccataggtgtatggggtccgtcatacctgacccacgcacgaacactcctacaagagaaggacccttgccgtgctgaaccgtgtgactatcacgacatcctaatatttggtgtggttacagtcgcttccggcattctgggagttgtagcagggacggagataagtaaaagatatcgcaaatccaacccacgggcggacccgcttgtgtgtggatgcgcaatgatgctctccgccccttttcttctgttggcattgacttttggcaacatcagcctcgttgccaccaacatcttcatcttcatcggagagacgcttctgtcagtaaatttcaccctcatatctgacattatactaaaagtagtaactccgtggaggagatcttcagccctggccgtgcagatgacaatctatcacctcctaggtgacgccggcagcccgtacctcatcggcctgatatctgacacctacgaacaaggatatgccaaatcccctcttctgaaataccgcagcttggagtatgccctcatgacctgcaccataatggcagtcatcggaggggccttcttcatggccacggccctatatatagagagggacgaaaaagaagcagagatggaatcagaacctccgtcatcctcctcctcctcactgcttcctaccgatgaggaccgcgcttcagactga